The nucleotide sequence AAAGACAATGGAGTTGGTTTCCCTCCGGAACTTAATTATAAAAAGGTAGAATCCATTGGTTTGTCTGTTATTTTTTCTTTATGCAGTCAAATGAATGGGCGTGAAGTAGAGTGTTCTTCTAAACCAAATGAAGGTGTATTCTATCACTTTGCCTTTTCACCAAAAAAATTCATACCTAAAGGTAGTTCGAATGTATCAAAAGGGTAAAAGTTTTTTAGAAATTCAAGTTGGTGATTCTGCATCCTTTACTAAAACCATAACAGAAACGGATGTATATCTATATGCTGGGATCAGTGGTGATTTTAATCCTTTACACGTAGATGAAGAATATGCAAAAACCACAAGTTTCGGAACAAGAATTGCGCATGGGGGCCTTGCTGCTTCTTTACTCGCTCCAGTTCTCGGAATGAAGTTACCTGGGCTTGGGACTGTAGCTTTAGAAACCACAACTAAGTTTCGAAAACCAGTTTATTTTGGAGATACAATCACTTGTTTGGTGGAGGTTGTTGAAAAAGTCGAACGACTGAAAGCAGTGAAAATGAAAATTGTTTGGACCAATCAAAAATCAGAAGTCGTGAGTAAAGGGGAAACTCTTGTCATTCCTCCCGGTTGAGAAATTGGCCTACAAGTCCGATTTCATCTTCCACAAATTCGCGAATTTCTTCTAATTCGTCTTCATCTAATATCTCTTCTAAAATTTCTTCCCCAGACTCGTCCTGTCCAATTCGCATCACGATGTATCCTGGTACATCGGAATCAGGATCGTCCATTTCTACATTGACAAATTGAAATTCCTGTTCTGTTGCGGGAAGAAAAACTAGATAATCATTTCCCATTTGGGAAAAGGAGTAAAACACTTCCCATTGGTAACTGTTTCCTTTTTCGTCTACGAGATCAATTTCTTCCGTGGCACGACTTGGAAGAAAGTCATCTCCTTGGAATCCCAAATCTTTCATATCCATTAGGTAAAGAACTCCTTCTCAAAAGGGAGACTATGTTTCTTTTTGAAATTACATTCTTTGCAAGCAGGAACCAAATTGGCTTTGACCGATTTTCCTCCTCGAATAAGAGGGATTAGGTGGTCCATTGTGATTTCTTCTACTTTGAATTTTTTCCCACAGTAATGACAGATTCCAGAGGATCGTTTGTTTTTCCACCAGGCACTGTTTTTTAGTTCTTTGGCTTTCCTTCTTTCCCGAGCTATCTCTTCATCGCTTACATCGGAAAAAAATGAATCGGAGGGAGTTTCCGTCATAATTTAAAAAAACCTGTTTTTTTCTCTTCGTCAAGAAAAAGATGGAGGAATGGGAAGATTGGTCTACCTCGATAATTTGCGATCCTTTGCGCTTCTACTTGGAATTGTCTTCCATGCTGCGATTGTTTATGCTTCGGATATCAAATATGCCATCCAAGACCAAAATCGGAGTGAGATTCTTTCTTATTTTTGTTATTGGATTCATAGTTATCGGATGCCTATGTTTTATATGATTTCTGGTTTTTTTTCTGCAATGGTTTGGGAGAAAAAAGGTCGGAACTTTTATCTAGAAGCAAGGTTCAAAAGGGTTCTCGTTCCTACAATCTTGGGACTTCTTTTTTTGGCCCCCATTCAATATTACCTCACTGAAAAAATGCGGACTCCAGAGATCCAGATCCTTCCATTTTTAAAATATTTTTTCACAAAGGAAAATTTCCAACACTCTCATATTTGGTTCCTAGTTGATTTGTTTTGTTTTAGTATTTTGTATAGTTTAGTTCCCAAATCTTTTTTTTCTTCCAAGTTCTGGGATAAAATCCCTAAAGGGATTTATCGAAATTTAATTCTTGTTAGTTTTTGTTTTTTGGTTGTATTATTTTCCCATACTCAAATTTCAAAAGGGGAGTCTTACTACGGAATTTTCAAACTCACCTTTGTATTTCAGTTTTCCTATTTTCTTTCAGGCGTGTTTTGTTATCATTGGAAAAACATTCTTATACCGAATGATCCCTCGCAAATCAAAACATTGGCTGTTTTTATTTGGGCTCTCTTTATCTATTTAGTTTTTAAAGATATGGAAATTGAAGATCCACTTTGGATTTATTTTCAGTATGTGAATGTATGGGTGCGAGCTTTTCATATTTTTTTATGGGTGTTATCTCCCTTTTTATGGACTCATTTCCTCATATCAGTTTTTCAATATTTGGGAAACAAAGAAGGAAAATTAGGATCTTATTTGATTGAAGCAAGTCTACCTATCTATTTAGTCCATCATCCCATATCTTTGATTTATGCATATTGGGTGCGGGATATGGAATGGGGAGTATGGGTAAAATTCATTTCCCATACTCTAGTTGTCCTGGGGCTTAGTTTTTTCTTATATGAATTTTTAATCCGGAAGATCAAACCATTAAGGTTTCTCTTCGGATTAAAAAATACATAGATTTATGTTCTGCTGACGGCTTGGATCGCAGAAGCTACTGCTGAGTCCATACTTCCCGTATGAAATGCTAAATGTTCGCCGGCAAAGAAAACTCTTTCGAATGGCTCCGCCCAAACATCTTTGATTCCAAAACTTCCCGGAGGGAATAAGGAAACAAATCCGGCTCGGCCGGTTGTTTTTTGAAAACTATGGAAAACAAAAGGGGATTCCAGGATCAATTCCAAATCTCCCACTTCTTCCAGAGAGGATGTCATTAGATTTTTTCTTTGACGATCACTTCCTTTTTCAAACAAAGAGGCTCTATCACCAGTAGATATAGAGGTAACGGCTGTTACGTTTGATCCAATGGCAGATTCTGAAACATATAAAGTTTCAGCTGCAGTACTTGTAGATAAAAAGAATTTGGTTAAAGAGTCTTTGGATTTCACGAGACTCAAGTTTTTAGAAATTTTACCCGTTTGCATCCGTAAGGCTGAGTAAATCAAGTCTTTCGGTAGGCCGGGTGTCCATTTAATATCGAGAACTGCTGCTGCCGGTAGTGAACAAACTACCAAACTTCCTTTTACCGATCGCCCAGAAGCCAACTCTACTGTGACTTGGTTTTTTTGTTGGGAGACTTTGGTGACTGTATCACCTAAAATCACTTCCTGGTTTCGAAGAGAGTTTGCGAGTTCTCTGATGATTCGTTCAGCTCCTCCTCTTACTTGAAACTTGGGTTTGAGAGCTGATTGTAATGCAGAGAGATCATCTAATACTGATTCGCTGGAGATTTGATTGAGGTCGGCTCCAAGAATGACTCTGTATAAATCGTTCATCGAGCGAATTTCATCTTCTGTCAAACCTTGGTACCGTGCATACGAAGAAAAATTGATTTTGTCTAAACCTTGTTTTTGTGTCGTACCTAGAGATTTATGTAATTCAATGACTTTGTCTAGGGTCTCAATAGAGGTTGAGGAAATTTTTAGAAGATCGGCATTTGATTTTTGAAGGGAAAAACGATCCGTTACATTTGAAGTTGTTAGGTCCAGGTTCAGTTGTTTTACCAAACTTTTGATATCTGATTGGCCTTCTCCGATCCACTCACCACCTAAATCTTGTAAGATTCCTAGCTCCGAGTTTTCGTAAGTGGCAATCCGTCCACCCAACTTTTCCCCTCGTTCAATGACAGTTACATCGTACCCTGTTTGTTTCAAAAGATAAGCAGAGTAGAGTCCTGAGAGCCCACCGCCAAGGACGATGGCTTTTTTGCCACCGCTAGACTTTGGTTTGGTTTCTGCAGTTGTCGTTGTTGTGGTTTGTCCGAATGATTTTTTAGGAAGTAATAACCCTGCCCCGAAGGTGACAGCGCTGAGTTTTTGTAGGAAACGTTTTCGATTCATAGAACTTTCCCCTATTTTAACAATGGAAACAAAAAAGGCTAGAAAAATTAGAAAAATACAATCTAGTAGCTTTGTCTTTTTAAGCGAATTGGGAGATTTCAAACTTTGTCTTTCCACCAAGTAAAATATTTATTCGTAAGCCTCTTAGTGTTTTTGCCAGGAATTTTGTTCTCAGAATCCGTCATTCCACTGCAGTCCCAAATTTCGGGAAAAACCATCTGGCAGGATGTATTGGTTCTAGAGGACAAGGATCAATCCTTACCCGTCGCAAGTATCACTAGTGGATCCAATGATTCCAGGTTCCAGAAAATATCTACGCCCAACCTGGGTTTTTCCAAATCCACTTTTTGGGTAAGGCTCCAAGTCAAAAATCCCACTGAAGATTTGATTCGATGGAATTTGGTTTTTGATTTCCCTCTTTTGGACGAAATCCAAATATACGGAGATCAACTTCCTAAAACGATCATTCCCATTTTAGGGGACAACCATCCTTTTTCAGAAAGAAATTTAGATTACAGAAACCCTGTTTTCCCATTGGAAACAAATCCAGGTTCTACCTCTATTTATTATTTACGAATCCAATCGGAGTCAACCATTCCTCTAACTCTTGCTATATGGACAAGCAGGGAGTTTTATGATCACTTGAACAGAGAACAAATGATATTTGGTTTGTTTTATGGAATTTTATTTGTAATGGTTGCTTATAACTTTTTTATCTATATTTTTACTTACGAAAAAAGTTATCTTTTGTATTTGTTTTTTATAAGTTCTATTTTCTTTTTTCATTTGGTCAATAACGGTTTTGCCTTCCAATACCTTTGGTCGAATTGGGTTTTTTGGGGAAACTATTCTTTGCCTTTTTTTATCTGTCTTTCTTGTATCACAGGAATCTTTTTTACAGATAATTATCTAAATTTGAAAAAACATCTCCCTCGCATTTCTAAACTAATGTGGTTTTGGGTTGGTGTCCTTGTTATTTTTTCAATTGTCACATTCTTTTTGAATTACCGAATCGCAATGGTTACTTCCATTTTGTTAACAGTACCTACTGCACTTATTTTGGTTTATAGTGGAACCTATACTTATTTGTTAGGAGTTCGAACGGCTCGGTATTTTTTGATCTCCTGGGCATTTTTCCTTTTAGGAGTATTACTTTATTCCTTAAAAAGTTTAGGAGTTCTTTCGGATAATCATATCACAAGATGGACCATTCAAATAGGGACTGCCTTACAAACCATTTTGTTATCACTCGGTCTTGCCGACAGAATCAATTTTCTCACAAGAAGTTTAAGAGAACATATCCGAGAACTCTCTCAGGCCAAATTAAAAATTGAAGAGTCTGAAAAACGGTTTCGAGAAATTTTCCAAGGTTCTGATGAAGTGATTCTAATGATGAATGAAAATTTTGAAATCATCAATGCAAACCGAGCTCTTTCTAAACATATGGGCTTTCGGTTGGATGATTTAAAAGGCAAAAAAATCACCGAGTTTTTATACACCGGTCGTGACCAAAGTTCTGATTACAATGTTATGTATGTAAATGATAAACTCACAGATCTGAAAATGACAGGATCCATTATTAATTTTAAAACAGAGTTTGGACAAAAGTATGTGAAGGAACCCAAAGAGATGTATTGTCGATTGCAATACATCGACTTTGATGAAACAAGGGAAGTCCTTGCAACCATGTCTTCTCAATTTGAAGACACTATCATTCAACTTATAGAATCAGAAAAAATTGAACTTTCTATGAATAACTATTTGAGAAATGCCGAATTAGTTTCTCAAAAAATAACCTCCCAACTTGCAAAGTATCTTTCGACTGTAGAACAAACGGAGGTTAGGTCATCTGTGCGTGAAATCATCATCAACGCGGTGGAACATGGAAATCTAAACATTAGTTTTGATGAAAAATCCAAAGCACTAACAGAAGGAAATTATTTAGAGTTTTTACAGAAACGACAAGAAGACCCTCGTTATAACCAAAAACGTGTTAAAATTGAATATTCTTTTACCAGAGAATATGTTGCTTATCGAATTTCTGATGAAGGTCGAGGGTTTGATCATAAAAAACATATGGAAAAATCGATCGAAGAAATGAACGAAGCTCATATCCAACATGGGCGTGGGATTCTTATGACAAAGTCAGTTTTTGATCGGATTGAATACAACGATCGTGGCAATCAGGTGAGTTTAATAAAGTTTCTTAATAAGAATTAATTGCGAAGCCAGTCAAGAACCCACCACTCATTCCATTCTTTGGAATAAAGGAGTTTTCCTGGAAGATGACTTTGTAATAAACCGAGGAATTGGTCTTTTTTGTCTGTTATGATTCCTGAAAAAATAATTCGTGGCGCTTCGATTTTTGCCAGATGACGGATATTCTGCGAAAGAACTGCGTAAGTAATATTGGCAATGGCTAAATCGTATTTTCTATTGGATAACTTTGGGTTGTCAATTCCTGATTCTTCCACACTGAATTGAAAACCTTTTGGGTATTCATTTTCCGTCCAGTTTGACCAAGCTGCTTTCACTGCGTTGGGATCAATGTCCAAGGCAAAAATTTGGGAAACACCAAACTTAGCAAGACCGATGGATAGAATTCCTGATCCCGTTCCCACATCACAGGCAGAAGTAAACCGGAACTCACCTTTTCCATACAACTCATCCAAATACTCTAAGATAAGTTTTGTGGTCTCGTGATGGCCCGTTCCAAATGCTACACCAGGATTGATGAATAGAGGAATACCGGCATTAGGTTTCCAAAGTTTTATGGTATCTGGTTCATTTTTTTCCCAAGTAGGGATCACCCAAAGTTTTTTTCCAATGGGAAATGGTTTGTAATATTCTTTGTAGGCTTCTTCATAATCACGAGTTTCAATATTTCGTGATTCTGTATTCGAATTATCAGGTGCGTGTATTTTTAGAAAGATAAGAACCTTTAGTTCTTTATCAATCTCATCTGTTTGTAAATAAATGCGAATGTTTGTATTGTCTCTGATGAGGCCTTGGTCTTTTTCTTTAGGCGCTTCACCATCAAAAAGAATCTCGTAGTAACCAGCACATTGAAGTGTATCTAACAGTTCGTAAAAACTGTCAGATAAATCTTTCGGTAGATTGACTTTGAGTTCTCTGTATTCCAATCTTAACCTATTTCGTCCGTATAATCCATAACAAGATACATTAATGTTTCTTGGTCAGTAGGATTAGAATACTCATGCGAAACATCGGCTTTAAAAAATACGGAATCTTTTGGTTCTAGTTCTACAACCTTTTCACCAACACGTAACCGTAGTTTGCCGGAAACAACAACCAAGTTCTCTGTTGTTCCCGTTTTGTGTGGTTCCGCAACTTCGTGTCCGCCAGGTTTTAACATCAGTTCATAGAATTCTGTTTTACGGTTTCCGAGAAAAGGAA is from Leptospira perdikensis and encodes:
- a CDS encoding 7TM diverse intracellular signaling domain-containing protein translates to MSFHQVKYLFVSLLVFLPGILFSESVIPLQSQISGKTIWQDVLVLEDKDQSLPVASITSGSNDSRFQKISTPNLGFSKSTFWVRLQVKNPTEDLIRWNLVFDFPLLDEIQIYGDQLPKTIIPILGDNHPFSERNLDYRNPVFPLETNPGSTSIYYLRIQSESTIPLTLAIWTSREFYDHLNREQMIFGLFYGILFVMVAYNFFIYIFTYEKSYLLYLFFISSIFFFHLVNNGFAFQYLWSNWVFWGNYSLPFFICLSCITGIFFTDNYLNLKKHLPRISKLMWFWVGVLVIFSIVTFFLNYRIAMVTSILLTVPTALILVYSGTYTYLLGVRTARYFLISWAFFLLGVLLYSLKSLGVLSDNHITRWTIQIGTALQTILLSLGLADRINFLTRSLREHIRELSQAKLKIEESEKRFREIFQGSDEVILMMNENFEIINANRALSKHMGFRLDDLKGKKITEFLYTGRDQSSDYNVMYVNDKLTDLKMTGSIINFKTEFGQKYVKEPKEMYCRLQYIDFDETREVLATMSSQFEDTIIQLIESEKIELSMNNYLRNAELVSQKITSQLAKYLSTVEQTEVRSSVREIIINAVEHGNLNISFDEKSKALTEGNYLEFLQKRQEDPRYNQKRVKIEYSFTREYVAYRISDEGRGFDHKKHMEKSIEEMNEAHIQHGRGILMTKSVFDRIEYNDRGNQVSLIKFLNKN
- a CDS encoding 50S ribosomal protein L11 methyltransferase — translated: MEYRELKVNLPKDLSDSFYELLDTLQCAGYYEILFDGEAPKEKDQGLIRDNTNIRIYLQTDEIDKELKVLIFLKIHAPDNSNTESRNIETRDYEEAYKEYYKPFPIGKKLWVIPTWEKNEPDTIKLWKPNAGIPLFINPGVAFGTGHHETTKLILEYLDELYGKGEFRFTSACDVGTGSGILSIGLAKFGVSQIFALDIDPNAVKAAWSNWTENEYPKGFQFSVEESGIDNPKLSNRKYDLAIANITYAVLSQNIRHLAKIEAPRIIFSGIITDKKDQFLGLLQSHLPGKLLYSKEWNEWWVLDWLRN
- a CDS encoding HNH endonuclease, producing the protein MTETPSDSFFSDVSDEEIARERRKAKELKNSAWWKNKRSSGICHYCGKKFKVEEITMDHLIPLIRGGKSVKANLVPACKECNFKKKHSLPFEKEFFT
- a CDS encoding acyltransferase family protein encodes the protein MGRLVYLDNLRSFALLLGIVFHAAIVYASDIKYAIQDQNRSEILSYFCYWIHSYRMPMFYMISGFFSAMVWEKKGRNFYLEARFKRVLVPTILGLLFLAPIQYYLTEKMRTPEIQILPFLKYFFTKENFQHSHIWFLVDLFCFSILYSLVPKSFFSSKFWDKIPKGIYRNLILVSFCFLVVLFSHTQISKGESYYGIFKLTFVFQFSYFLSGVFCYHWKNILIPNDPSQIKTLAVFIWALFIYLVFKDMEIEDPLWIYFQYVNVWVRAFHIFLWVLSPFLWTHFLISVFQYLGNKEGKLGSYLIEASLPIYLVHHPISLIYAYWVRDMEWGVWVKFISHTLVVLGLSFFLYEFLIRKIKPLRFLFGLKNT
- a CDS encoding MaoC family dehydratase, which encodes MYQKGKSFLEIQVGDSASFTKTITETDVYLYAGISGDFNPLHVDEEYAKTTSFGTRIAHGGLAASLLAPVLGMKLPGLGTVALETTTKFRKPVYFGDTITCLVEVVEKVERLKAVKMKIVWTNQKSEVVSKGETLVIPPG
- a CDS encoding flavin monoamine oxidase family protein; amino-acid sequence: MNRKRFLQKLSAVTFGAGLLLPKKSFGQTTTTTTAETKPKSSGGKKAIVLGGGLSGLYSAYLLKQTGYDVTVIERGEKLGGRIATYENSELGILQDLGGEWIGEGQSDIKSLVKQLNLDLTTSNVTDRFSLQKSNADLLKISSTSIETLDKVIELHKSLGTTQKQGLDKINFSSYARYQGLTEDEIRSMNDLYRVILGADLNQISSESVLDDLSALQSALKPKFQVRGGAERIIRELANSLRNQEVILGDTVTKVSQQKNQVTVELASGRSVKGSLVVCSLPAAAVLDIKWTPGLPKDLIYSALRMQTGKISKNLSLVKSKDSLTKFFLSTSTAAETLYVSESAIGSNVTAVTSISTGDRASLFEKGSDRQRKNLMTSSLEEVGDLELILESPFVFHSFQKTTGRAGFVSLFPPGSFGIKDVWAEPFERVFFAGEHLAFHTGSMDSAVASAIQAVSRT
- a CDS encoding DUF1292 domain-containing protein, giving the protein MDMKDLGFQGDDFLPSRATEEIDLVDEKGNSYQWEVFYSFSQMGNDYLVFLPATEQEFQFVNVEMDDPDSDVPGYIVMRIGQDESGEEILEEILDEDELEEIREFVEDEIGLVGQFLNREE